In the genome of Candidatus Cloacimonadota bacterium, the window AAATTCAATCAAACTAAAAAGAACTCATAAAATTTTTGAACTTATTTCAAAACTTAAAGGATTAGATATTTTTATAGAAATCGATGAGGATGAAATTGATCTGATAGATTCAATCTATTTGCCATCTAAATATCCTGTTGGTGGTGCATTGCCAGATTTTATGCCGGATGAAAACATTTGTAAGAAATGTATAGAAATAGCAGAAAGAGTGAAGAAGGGCGTTAACAACTATATAA includes:
- a CDS encoding HEPN domain-containing protein codes for the protein MREETKIWLNYATENFESAKVLLESHLYNPCLQNIQQAIEKYLKLIFIENSIKLKRTHKIFELISKLKGLDIFIEIDEDEIDLIDSIYLPSKYPVGGALPDFMPDENICKKCIEIAERVKKGVNNYIKNKKY